AGTAGTGGAAAACTTTGTGAAGTTCTTCGCCTGGCACATTCATAAGATTGGGCAGATCATAGAATCCTGTTGCTAATATTATATTACGTGCAGAGTGGTTTGATTTTGTCGTTGTTACCTGAAAAACGTCACAAGCATTTTCTACTGCTTCCACTTTTTCAAAAAGCTTCATGTTCAATCGTCGAGATGTAGCAATACGGCGGTAGTATTCCAGCGCTTCTTGCTTACTAGGCTTTGCTTCTTTTGAGATGAAAGGTATCTCGTCCAGCTCCAGCTTCTCACTGGTAGAGAAGAATTGCATATTTGTGGGATAGTTATAAAGCGAGTTAACTACCGTACCCTTTTCTAAAATCAGATAAGAGAGCGCCTTCTTTTCAGCTTCTAGAGCACATGCGATGCCTATAGGACCACCACCCACGATGATCAGATCGTAAAGTTTATCGTTTTTCGCCATGATACAAAAATACTTCACCGACACATGCTCTGCTCTTAAGCAGTCGTTAAGTATGATAAGTAATTCTATTTGCCTCTCAGCTCATTGCGCCTCATAGGCATGGTGTCTATTTCTGCAAAGAATACAGAAGGATCTGTAATTCGGGTTCTTTTCATTTACACTCCACCATCCAGACCGATCAATAAAATTTGAAACGGCTTTGAATCTAAACCAAATTCTTCATATAAATTCTTATTAATAGTATTCTGAACGGGATTTAAACTTGGGTTGTAGAGCGTACTGCCCTTAGGATCAATCTTAAGGATCAAAAGTTTGCGGTCTAACAATGCATCTCGTTGATTCTGGAAAAGCTTTAATTGTTCTAAAATCTCATCGCCCTCAGGATTTCCCGAGACAATTAATATTAATCTGTTTTCCCAGCGGTATGCATCAAGAGAAAAGTTTTGAGCTTGGGTATTTTGTAACGCCATAGTAAAGAATGTTAATATAAGACAAGTAATATTTTTCATTCCTTTAAAGTTACTTGAATCATCTAAGCCATCGTGATAATGAAATTATAATTGCGCTTTCGCGAAAGCGAGACCTTCTTTCTCTATACCATCCAATCAAAAACCAGGTAATTCCCCTATGGTGTGGCTCTCATAGTTTGTTCAATTTTGGACAAATTCAACAATCATGAAAACAAATTACTTCAACACCGTTCTTATTCTCATCTTGTTCATCTTTCATTCTGGAGAGGCTCAGACTCTAGAATGGGCACATGCTCTAGGAGGAACAACCTTTGACGAGGGTTATGCCGTAGCCGTCGATGGTAGCGGAAATGTTTATCTCACAGGTTCCATGCAGGGAACTGGAGATTTTGATCCAGGAAGCGCCACGCTTAACCTCACCTCAAACGGGAGTCGCGACATATTTATCACAAAGCTCAATGCTCAAGGCATTCTCGAGTGGTCCCACAGTATAGGCGGTGCCTTTGCTGATGAAGGTTTTGCCATTGAGGCTGATGCTTCTGGAAACGTATATGTTTTTGGGGAGTTTAATTTTGATGTGGACTTCGATCCGGGAGCAGGAGTTTTCAATTTGAACCAAGGAACTGGCGGAAAGGTATTTCTACTCAAGCTCAATGCGCAAGGAGATTTTGTATGGGCAAAAGCGATAGGTGGCCCCTTTGCAAATGGAGGCGTCGAGGCTGGAAATTCATTAAAACTTGACAGCAGTGGTAACATCTATGTTAACGGGAGCTTTGACGGCACACCAGATTTTGACCCTGGAACTGGAGTGGTTTCCATAACCTCTAATGGCTCTGAAGACATCTATGTTGCTAAGTACGATAATAATGGAGGTCTTATTTGGGTTAAGGGTTTTGGCGGAGCAGAAAGAGATGAGGCATTCTTTTTAGATATAGATGCTGCAGGCAATGTCTATTCTACTGGACGTTTTAGAGATGTGGTCGATTTTGATCCTGGAAGTGGAACAAGTACGCTCACATCAACTGGTGTATATGATGTTTTTGTACATAAGATGGATACTAATGGCAACTATCAATGGTCGAAATCCTTTGGGGCGATCATCTTCTACGGAAGAAGGTTTAGGTATAGCTGTAGACCCATCAGGTAATGTTTACACTACAGGTACATTTTCAGGAGTTA
This genomic interval from Nonlabens spongiae contains the following:
- a CDS encoding DUF4174 domain-containing protein codes for the protein MKNITCLILTFFTMALQNTQAQNFSLDAYRWENRLILIVSGNPEGDEILEQLKLFQNQRDALLDRKLLILKIDPKGSTLYNPSLNPVQNTINKNLYEEFGLDSKPFQILLIGLDGGV
- a CDS encoding NHL repeat-containing protein; its protein translation is MKTNYFNTVLILILFIFHSGEAQTLEWAHALGGTTFDEGYAVAVDGSGNVYLTGSMQGTGDFDPGSATLNLTSNGSRDIFITKLNAQGILEWSHSIGGAFADEGFAIEADASGNVYVFGEFNFDVDFDPGAGVFNLNQGTGGKVFLLKLNAQGDFVWAKAIGGPFANGGVEAGNSLKLDSSGNIYVNGSFDGTPDFDPGTGVVSITSNGSEDIYVAKYDNNGGLIWVKGFGGAERDEAFFLDIDAAGNVYSTGRFRDVVDFDPGSGTSTLTSTGVYDVFVHKMDTNGNYQWSKSFGAIIFYGRRFRYSCRPIR